In Acidobacteriota bacterium, one genomic interval encodes:
- a CDS encoding FAD:protein FMN transferase: MEAQALYKIDCQRACEAMGTRFELFLRGADAEHLDSVAVAVLEEIQRLDATLSRFDPRSEIARLNRDAARKPIRVDRELFALLARCQQARVLTGGYFDVTKGAALALEAETGSVRLSPAEAYIDLGAVGKGYALDCGRAILQRFGVTSALLHGGASSVLAVGADAWPVALRHPQTPEHSAGRIALAERALSCSAVRHVGQAQSDVVNPLTGAALNGDDACVVLAASATEAEVFSTALLAMGRAAAAQYLAAHAELNLAVGWLEPSGTVCWLKET; the protein is encoded by the coding sequence ATGGAAGCCCAAGCGTTGTACAAAATTGATTGCCAGCGCGCCTGTGAAGCGATGGGCACACGCTTTGAACTGTTCTTGCGCGGTGCGGACGCGGAACATCTGGATTCCGTCGCCGTTGCCGTGCTGGAAGAGATTCAGCGCTTGGACGCAACGCTTTCACGCTTTGACCCGCGCAGCGAAATCGCCCGCCTCAATCGTGACGCGGCACGCAAACCAATTCGTGTTGATCGCGAATTGTTCGCGCTGCTCGCACGCTGTCAACAGGCGCGCGTGTTGACCGGCGGATACTTTGATGTGACCAAAGGCGCGGCGTTAGCGCTGGAAGCGGAAACCGGTTCGGTGCGGTTGTCGCCGGCGGAGGCGTATATTGATTTGGGCGCGGTGGGCAAAGGCTATGCGCTGGATTGTGGCCGCGCAATTCTGCAACGCTTCGGCGTGACGAGCGCGCTGTTGCACGGCGGCGCGAGTTCCGTGCTGGCGGTTGGCGCTGATGCCTGGCCCGTTGCGTTGCGGCATCCGCAAACGCCCGAACACAGCGCCGGGCGCATTGCCTTGGCCGAGCGCGCGCTGTCCTGCTCTGCCGTGCGGCACGTGGGGCAGGCGCAATCCGATGTGGTAAATCCGCTGACGGGCGCGGCACTCAACGGCGATGACGCCTGTGTGGTGCTGGCGGCAAGCGCCACAGAGGCCGAAGTCTTTTCAACCGCCTTGCTGGCGATGGGGCGCGCGGCGGCGGCGCAATATCTGGCCGCTCACGCAGAATTGAATTTGGCTGTGGGCTGGCTTGAACCGAGCGGCACGGTCTGTTGGTTAAAGGAAACCTGA
- a CDS encoding VCBS repeat-containing protein — MRQRQFRASATQNTLTALLIVSLFYAPLLALQPKAVRAATPKNQLHPRNFSPPPQLAALALVWRKLTGLFQTGVNLDTLRGTTPAAPNAYQPGSRPDASYEDPKPVNANSYDNYLTAAVQPDNAAGPVGALPLQAPDPTVSNSVTGGLSVDLLQRRFNLSVPVLNLAGRAGLGVGLALSYSNNLWQTSSAGTTFNVDHGFPAPGWRLGFGAIQFRGAGNQLYANGVTGKASAIYLAPDGTRHDLAVDGPTTLLESYDGTYLQFDQTSHVLSFPNGTKVLFGDSSMSSGNYDFLLLPTRITDRNGNYLTIVYKTLTFVTGNERKVLDSVTDTAGRRIDFEYTDNRLTGIKQERPAGAFYFVRLDYAPVTLQTNFGVTDPALSNNPQVWLLSRLSYPTGASMRFTFNSYGQIAGISKWTPAIGQENARQVASTVFGYDTYYAPTLLLSRTEWAENWQGVTYNYILGNFGRGVTDNSERTYQAILNGLTTELQTYQYGADNYLKRVITTYQQDSGLSYRSNPRVVASEIWDLSVSGSPLIRKSSTVYDQFYGMWLPVRQNDQPESGGGVYRYTETTYLNYDLPPLPGLPETATRMLGLPLQVSVFKGNGTLLSRVQNVYDQTGSYTDSNNQVAEYLKDEPGVIQHENAYSNTFTTRGNLTSVVQTNVADTNQTRTLKRVFYDTNGNLRGEADAAGNRKQIDYADNYANKPANVGPTHVYPFTTTDPALFKSGGWYDYYTGNVRKTFNIPSGTQWQQVVETEYDAGTDRPKKTTRPDGGFVETHYWDNLLVVGTKQQIESGKVRFKWDLMDGAGHPFKKASDHPDAVSGKYAGQLFAYDKLGRVKDSSNVLAINGSFAPAAEDASASWLFTTISYDTFSRMIMAKKPDNNEVHVDYEGCGCAGNMSKRVTDELGNYTETKTDTFGRLAEAVEPNGQASDGVYSRAVYSYDELDRLTMITHTATYNAGNLPTQTRTFEYDGYGLLKKETTPEAGEVNYTYNTNDLLASVTNANGKTTTYTYDKRNLPTTLAYSDATPGVGYQYDEYGARTRMTDGEGQTNYAYNSFRQLQSETRTFSGLAGKVFGLSYAYNQADQVKQVVYSGQNSGGAAAPNETLNRTAEKSLAPASPTTLPKADGTLNSTATVNAALLVQAAKADFDGDGKSDISVWRPSDGNWSGDYDGDHKTDLAVWRPGDGNWYIKRSSDGAYQVIAWGTAGDVPVPGDYDGDGKTDAAVFRPSDGNWYIKRSSDNGYQITAWGLASDLLVPGDYDGDGKTDIAVWRPSDGNWYIKRSSDNQPQITQWGSSAAQFNDQPVPADYDGDGKTDLAVFRRATGDWLIQKSSNGATQIQAWGVGTDLPTPGDYDGDSKVDIGVWRPNNGTFYVLRSSNGTYLVQVWGQAGDIPILSSG, encoded by the coding sequence ATGCGCCAACGCCAATTTCGTGCATCCGCCACACAAAACACTTTGACCGCCTTGTTGATCGTCAGTCTGTTTTACGCGCCGCTGCTGGCCCTACAGCCCAAAGCCGTCCGGGCCGCCACGCCCAAGAATCAGCTACATCCACGTAACTTCAGCCCCCCCCCGCAGTTAGCAGCATTGGCCTTGGTTTGGCGCAAGCTGACCGGCCTGTTTCAAACAGGCGTCAATCTGGACACTTTGCGCGGCACGACACCCGCCGCGCCCAATGCGTATCAGCCAGGCAGCCGGCCCGACGCGAGTTATGAAGACCCCAAGCCGGTCAATGCGAATAGCTACGACAATTATTTGACCGCCGCGGTGCAACCGGATAATGCGGCGGGGCCGGTCGGCGCGTTGCCCTTGCAAGCGCCTGATCCGACGGTGAGCAACTCGGTCACGGGCGGCCTGTCAGTGGATTTATTGCAGCGGCGCTTTAACCTCAGTGTGCCCGTCTTGAATCTGGCCGGGCGCGCGGGTTTGGGGGTGGGGTTGGCGTTGAGTTACAGCAACAACCTTTGGCAAACCAGCAGCGCCGGGACGACCTTCAATGTGGATCACGGTTTTCCGGCGCCGGGCTGGCGCTTGGGCTTTGGGGCGATTCAATTCCGGGGCGCCGGTAATCAGTTGTATGCCAATGGCGTGACGGGCAAAGCCAGCGCGATCTATCTGGCCCCGGATGGCACGCGGCATGACTTGGCGGTGGATGGGCCGACGACGTTGTTGGAAAGTTATGACGGCACCTATTTGCAGTTCGATCAAACCAGCCATGTTTTGAGCTTCCCCAATGGTACCAAGGTACTTTTTGGCGACAGTTCGATGTCGTCCGGCAACTATGATTTTCTGTTGCTGCCGACCAGGATTACCGACCGTAATGGCAACTACCTCACCATCGTTTACAAGACGCTGACGTTTGTGACCGGCAACGAGCGCAAGGTGCTGGATTCTGTGACGGACACGGCGGGACGGCGGATTGATTTTGAGTACACCGACAATCGCCTGACCGGGATCAAGCAGGAGCGTCCCGCAGGGGCTTTTTATTTCGTGCGGCTGGATTATGCGCCGGTGACGTTGCAAACCAATTTCGGCGTGACTGATCCGGCGTTGTCGAATAACCCGCAAGTGTGGCTGCTGTCACGCCTCAGCTATCCGACGGGCGCGAGCATGCGGTTCACCTTTAACAGCTACGGGCAAATTGCGGGAATCTCCAAATGGACGCCGGCGATCGGGCAAGAGAATGCCCGGCAAGTCGCGTCAACCGTGTTTGGGTATGACACATACTATGCGCCGACGCTTTTGCTCTCGCGGACGGAGTGGGCGGAAAACTGGCAAGGTGTGACTTACAACTATATTCTCGGCAATTTCGGACGGGGCGTGACGGATAACAGCGAACGCACATATCAAGCGATCCTCAACGGGTTGACCACGGAGTTGCAGACCTATCAATACGGCGCGGACAATTATCTCAAGCGCGTCATTACCACCTATCAACAGGACAGCGGGTTATCCTATCGTTCCAATCCGCGCGTGGTGGCCTCGGAAATCTGGGACCTGTCGGTCAGCGGGTCGCCGCTGATCCGCAAAAGCAGTACGGTGTATGATCAATTTTATGGGATGTGGTTGCCGGTGCGGCAGAACGACCAACCGGAGAGTGGTGGCGGTGTGTACCGTTACACCGAAACGACCTACCTCAACTATGATCTACCGCCCTTGCCGGGGTTGCCTGAAACGGCGACGCGCATGCTGGGCTTGCCGTTGCAAGTGTCGGTATTTAAGGGCAATGGTACGCTGCTGTCACGCGTGCAAAACGTTTATGACCAGACCGGCAGCTATACTGATTCCAACAATCAGGTAGCCGAATACTTGAAAGACGAACCGGGTGTGATTCAACACGAGAATGCCTACAGCAACACCTTTACAACGCGCGGCAATCTGACCAGCGTGGTGCAAACCAATGTGGCCGATACCAACCAAACGCGCACCCTCAAGCGGGTCTTTTACGACACCAACGGCAACCTGCGCGGCGAAGCCGACGCGGCAGGCAATCGCAAACAAATTGATTACGCGGACAATTATGCAAACAAACCGGCGAACGTAGGGCCGACGCACGTGTACCCCTTCACGACGACTGACCCCGCTTTGTTCAAGTCCGGCGGCTGGTACGACTATTACACGGGCAATGTGCGCAAGACGTTCAACATCCCCAGCGGTACTCAGTGGCAACAAGTGGTCGAGACTGAGTACGACGCTGGCACAGATCGTCCGAAAAAGACGACTCGACCTGATGGTGGTTTTGTCGAGACCCATTACTGGGACAACCTGTTAGTCGTCGGGACAAAGCAACAGATCGAGTCGGGTAAGGTGCGCTTCAAATGGGACTTGATGGACGGTGCGGGCCATCCATTCAAAAAAGCCAGCGACCACCCGGACGCCGTGAGCGGCAAATATGCCGGGCAGTTGTTTGCCTACGACAAATTGGGGCGCGTCAAAGATTCGTCCAACGTACTGGCGATCAATGGCAGCTTTGCTCCTGCGGCGGAAGACGCCTCGGCCAGTTGGCTGTTTACCACGATCAGTTACGACACGTTTTCGCGCATGATCATGGCCAAGAAGCCGGATAACAACGAAGTGCATGTGGATTATGAAGGCTGTGGCTGTGCGGGCAATATGAGCAAGCGTGTGACTGATGAGTTGGGCAATTACACCGAAACCAAGACGGACACTTTTGGCCGTTTGGCCGAAGCCGTGGAACCAAACGGGCAGGCGTCGGATGGCGTCTATAGCAGGGCCGTGTACAGCTACGACGAGTTAGACCGGCTGACAATGATTACGCACACGGCGACTTATAACGCCGGCAACCTGCCGACGCAGACGCGCACCTTCGAGTATGACGGTTATGGGCTGCTGAAAAAGGAGACGACGCCGGAAGCGGGCGAGGTGAACTATACCTACAACACGAATGATTTGCTGGCGTCCGTGACCAACGCCAACGGCAAGACGACGACCTACACCTACGACAAACGCAATCTGCCCACGACGCTGGCTTACAGCGACGCGACGCCGGGCGTGGGTTATCAATACGACGAGTATGGCGCGCGCACCCGGATGACCGATGGCGAAGGGCAAACGAATTACGCCTATAACAGCTTCCGCCAATTGCAGAGCGAGACGCGCACCTTCAGCGGGCTGGCCGGGAAAGTCTTCGGGCTGAGCTATGCCTATAATCAGGCCGACCAGGTCAAGCAGGTGGTCTATAGCGGGCAGAATAGCGGCGGCGCGGCGGCCCCCAACGAAACGTTGAACCGGACGGCTGAAAAGAGCCTCGCACCCGCCAGCCCCACAACGTTGCCCAAGGCGGATGGCACATTGAATTCAACCGCCACGGTCAATGCGGCGCTGCTGGTGCAAGCGGCCAAAGCGGATTTTGACGGCGACGGCAAGAGCGATATTTCAGTCTGGCGGCCCAGCGACGGCAATTGGTCGGGCGATTATGACGGCGACCACAAAACCGACCTGGCTGTCTGGCGGCCCGGCGACGGCAATTGGTATATCAAACGTTCGTCGGATGGCGCCTACCAGGTGATTGCCTGGGGCACGGCGGGCGATGTGCCGGTGCCGGGCGATTATGACGGTGACGGCAAGACCGATGCCGCCGTCTTCAGGCCCAGCGACGGCAATTGGTATATCAAGCGTTCGTCTGACAATGGCTATCAAATCACAGCCTGGGGCCTGGCGAGCGATTTGTTGGTGCCCGGCGATTATGACGGCGACGGCAAGACCGACATCGCGGTCTGGCGGCCCAGCGATGGCAACTGGTACATCAAACGTTCGTCGGACAATCAGCCGCAAATCACCCAATGGGGATCGAGCGCGGCACAATTCAACGATCAACCCGTGCCCGCCGATTATGACGGCGACGGCAAGACCGATCTGGCCGTCTTCCGGCGCGCGACG
- a CDS encoding MFS transporter, with the protein MNKPVNNLRWWIAGLVFLSTVINYIDRQTLAVLSPTLTRELHLTDIQYGWISQAFLIPYTSMYIVAGLLLDRYGTKRVFSLAAAWWSLAAMLHAAVSSAVGFGAFRFLLGTAESANFVAAQKVAAEWFPPKDRGTLNGLVQAGSVTGAILTPPLVVWLAASYGWRYAFLITGGVGLLWVLAWQWFYHLPQDHPLITEEEKALINEGVPANSAAKPGWRQFFRYPQTWGLILARVISDPVWWFYLFWLPKYLTEARGLTNKQMGLVLWIPYLVSDVGSIFGGWYSGKLIVRGQGIVKARQTVMRWSALLMPLGILLVWRPPMPLTMALISLSLFAHSSWKTNLVTLTVDIFPRQVIGTVHGIVAMGGGIGGAIITPLAGYIIAWYGYKPLLLVMGILHPLAYLCTHRLVRGEAVLFGEVRPAPEIPDGSPSVVQN; encoded by the coding sequence ATGAACAAGCCAGTCAACAACCTGCGTTGGTGGATTGCCGGGCTGGTCTTTCTGAGTACGGTCATCAATTACATTGACCGGCAAACACTAGCGGTGCTATCGCCGACCCTGACCAGGGAATTGCATCTGACGGATATTCAGTACGGCTGGATTTCACAGGCCTTTCTGATTCCCTACACGTCTATGTATATCGTCGCAGGCCTCCTGTTGGATCGCTACGGTACCAAGCGCGTGTTTAGCCTGGCGGCGGCGTGGTGGTCGCTGGCGGCGATGTTGCACGCGGCGGTCAGCAGCGCGGTTGGCTTCGGCGCGTTTCGATTTTTGTTAGGCACGGCGGAATCGGCCAACTTCGTTGCCGCGCAAAAGGTCGCGGCGGAATGGTTCCCGCCCAAAGATCGCGGCACGCTCAACGGTCTGGTGCAGGCGGGCAGCGTGACGGGCGCGATACTGACGCCGCCGCTGGTCGTCTGGCTGGCGGCGAGTTATGGCTGGCGCTACGCGTTTTTGATCACCGGCGGCGTTGGTTTGTTATGGGTGCTGGCGTGGCAATGGTTTTATCATCTGCCACAGGATCATCCGCTGATCACGGAAGAAGAGAAGGCGTTGATCAATGAAGGGGTGCCCGCCAACAGCGCGGCCAAGCCTGGCTGGCGACAGTTCTTTCGCTATCCGCAAACCTGGGGCTTGATCCTAGCCCGCGTGATTTCCGATCCGGTTTGGTGGTTTTATCTTTTCTGGCTGCCGAAATACCTGACCGAAGCGCGCGGCCTGACGAACAAACAGATGGGACTGGTGCTGTGGATTCCGTATCTGGTGTCGGATGTCGGTTCGATTTTCGGCGGCTGGTATTCGGGCAAACTGATCGTGCGCGGCCAGGGCATCGTCAAGGCGCGCCAGACCGTGATGCGGTGGTCGGCGTTGCTGATGCCGCTTGGCATACTGCTGGTCTGGCGTCCGCCGATGCCGCTGACGATGGCGTTGATCAGCCTGAGTCTGTTTGCGCATTCCAGTTGGAAGACCAACTTGGTGACGCTGACGGTGGACATCTTCCCGCGTCAGGTAATCGGTACCGTCCACGGTATTGTGGCGATGGGCGGCGGCATTGGCGGCGCGATCATCACGCCGCTGGCCGGTTACATCATCGCGTGGTACGGCTACAAACCCTTGTTGCTGGTGATGGGGATTTTGCATCCGCTGGCGTACCTATGCACGCATCGCTTGGTGCGCGGCGAAGCGGTGTTGTTCGGCGAAGTGCGGCCCGCGCCTGAGATTCCAGATGGAAGCCCAAGCGTTGTACAAAATTGA
- a CDS encoding GntR family transcriptional regulator: MATAEPFIINKARISDQVYDYLRGEILTGRFAPGQRLNLEELVERLKISKMPVKEAIGRLAVDGLLDVQAQRGTFVSRVDPRELQETFAVRCALEVLAGELAVERIKKADLEKLSKLIAEMEQSTSQTDVGRHLELNFQFHGLLVELADNRKLIEMYHRLRTPIQIAGIHYRSESWVERVAQEQKEHRAIVRALQQKDAGAVARAIREHLKRGGASLLAEVKRSIKQDS, encoded by the coding sequence ATGGCGACGGCGGAACCTTTCATCATCAATAAAGCGAGAATCAGCGATCAGGTTTACGACTACTTGCGCGGTGAGATTTTGACGGGGCGTTTTGCGCCGGGCCAGCGGTTGAATCTGGAAGAACTGGTTGAGCGGCTCAAAATCTCGAAGATGCCGGTCAAAGAGGCCATCGGGCGTTTGGCGGTGGATGGCTTGCTGGATGTGCAGGCGCAGCGCGGCACCTTTGTCAGCCGGGTTGATCCGCGCGAATTGCAAGAAACCTTTGCCGTGCGTTGTGCGCTGGAGGTGCTGGCGGGTGAACTCGCCGTCGAGCGCATCAAGAAAGCTGACCTCGAAAAGTTAAGCAAGCTAATCGCCGAGATGGAGCAGTCCACCAGTCAAACCGATGTGGGCCGTCATCTGGAATTGAATTTTCAGTTTCACGGGTTGCTGGTTGAACTCGCAGACAATCGCAAGCTGATCGAGATGTATCACCGCTTGCGCACGCCCATTCAAATCGCAGGCATTCATTATCGTTCGGAAAGCTGGGTGGAGCGCGTCGCGCAGGAACAAAAGGAACATCGCGCCATCGTGCGCGCCTTACAACAAAAAGATGCGGGGGCCGTGGCGCGCGCCATCCGCGAACATCTCAAACGTGGCGGGGCTTCTTTGCTGGCAGAAGTAAAACGTTCGATCAAGCAGGATTCCTAA
- a CDS encoding carboxypeptidase regulatory-like domain-containing protein, with amino-acid sequence MKLFHLVSHRRALLKGLSQGLSMLLPMLLLALLLSSTALAQRGRGTILGTVTDAGGAVVPGVTVTITNTATNVVTTAITNDDGNYVTPNLQVGAYSVAVTKQGFKKALRSGITLEVDQRAEINLTLETGAVSETIEVSSQASLVDTTTATFGKVIENRRVEELPVNGRNALSLVLLAPAVQSGIGPTASGFADRGTQISFIRINGSPFAANNLVVDGLSSVNAYVPDVNINPNVDSVQEFKVQTNTMSAEYGFTLGGVVNLVTKAGTNAYHGTLYEFFRNNALDANSWANNRAVRPIQPLRYNQYGGSIGGPLRLPGKVFGPLGYDGRDRSFFFYNYEGYRFVTNASGFYTLPTEAFRNGDFSKLADATGKPIIIYDPVTTRANPGGNGFLRDPFPNNIIPANRLDPVSKNILKFYPLPNRTPDNAFTNLNNYFGAVSNKRTLSNHTARFDHRFSEKNNFTARYSFYKQYTDQGTSNLYPDPVIRQRFDPFRGHNVVLTDLHNFTPHLIHEIRLGVARQIFDFKVASAGDGWPQQLGLPAIVPPDTFPAVSNGLPGFQTGTVGKRGSSVWQLFDSLTWLRGNHTLKFGTESRLTQANNLQKSSPSGSFNFPTTLTDNAAPVAGNRINTGNQFATFLLGTVGSASVTTHLGESEVGKAYGFYGNDDWKIRRNLSLNLGLRYDYQQQPYERRCGTSMFNPFVTNPTNGLKGATQYACVDYGRTFSETDKNDLAPRVGFSWDVRGNQKTVVRGGYGIFMASVFSFYVGNFDSTNGFAGTSTAYNPPNGNNLLTAFQFKDGFPFVPNQPQGAKLGPNLFATSSTSFREQIARTPMSQQWNLSLQQQLGGGFLVEVAYSANHGTHLLTGNYDLNQADPALVRQFGLAGQLTNNVANPFVGKVPGAFGGATITQAQAIRPFPYVGGITVQSPHQGNSIYHALLVSAEKRFSKGFTLLASYTFAKLISDSIYNGLNFIGSEGGNEFGYQNGLYNRRAERAEDPSNVPHRLVVSGLFELPFGAGKRFDFKNGVANNILGGWQLNTITTIVQGTPLVVRGANNGLANRPDWVGSLELPSGFTDANPQRGVQWFNTAAFLNPALYTFGNTPRAISQFRNPGAVIVDLSVFKTFRITEKLKLQFRAEAFNAPNHVNLGTPNTSFGAGPNGQNNNDAFGRITGSRDPRLMQLGLKLIF; translated from the coding sequence ATGAAGCTGTTCCACCTCGTTTCCCATCGGCGAGCATTACTTAAAGGCTTGTCCCAAGGGCTGTCAATGCTGCTGCCAATGTTGCTGCTGGCTTTGCTGCTCAGTTCCACGGCACTGGCTCAACGCGGACGCGGCACCATCCTCGGCACGGTGACCGATGCCGGCGGCGCGGTCGTGCCGGGCGTGACCGTGACGATCACCAACACGGCGACCAATGTGGTGACGACGGCCATTACCAACGATGATGGCAATTATGTGACGCCGAATTTGCAGGTGGGCGCGTATTCCGTGGCCGTCACCAAGCAAGGTTTCAAAAAAGCCCTGCGCAGCGGCATCACGCTGGAAGTGGATCAGCGCGCCGAGATCAACCTGACGCTCGAAACCGGCGCGGTCAGCGAAACCATCGAAGTCAGCAGCCAGGCTTCACTGGTAGACACCACGACCGCGACTTTCGGCAAGGTCATTGAGAATCGTCGGGTGGAAGAATTGCCGGTCAATGGCCGCAACGCGCTCAGCCTGGTGTTGCTCGCGCCCGCCGTGCAATCCGGCATTGGGCCGACGGCTTCCGGTTTCGCGGATCGCGGTACCCAGATTTCTTTTATTCGCATCAACGGCAGCCCGTTTGCCGCGAACAATCTGGTGGTTGACGGTCTGAGCAGCGTCAATGCGTATGTGCCTGACGTGAATATCAACCCGAACGTAGATTCGGTGCAGGAGTTCAAAGTCCAGACCAACACGATGTCGGCGGAATACGGCTTCACGCTGGGCGGCGTGGTCAACCTCGTCACCAAAGCTGGCACGAATGCCTATCACGGCACGCTCTATGAATTCTTCCGCAATAACGCGCTCGACGCCAATTCGTGGGCGAATAACCGCGCGGTACGACCGATTCAACCGTTGCGTTATAACCAGTACGGCGGTTCGATTGGCGGGCCGCTTCGCCTGCCCGGCAAAGTGTTTGGGCCGCTGGGTTATGACGGCCGCGACCGCAGCTTTTTCTTTTACAACTACGAAGGCTATCGCTTCGTGACCAACGCTTCGGGTTTTTACACGCTGCCGACCGAGGCGTTTCGCAACGGCGACTTTTCCAAACTGGCCGATGCGACCGGCAAACCGATCATCATTTACGACCCGGTGACGACGCGGGCGAATCCGGGCGGCAATGGGTTTCTGCGCGATCCATTTCCGAACAACATCATTCCCGCCAACCGCCTCGATCCGGTCTCAAAGAACATCCTGAAATTCTATCCGCTGCCCAACCGCACGCCGGACAATGCCTTTACCAATCTGAACAATTACTTCGGCGCGGTCAGCAACAAGCGCACGCTGAGCAATCACACCGCGCGCTTTGACCATCGCTTTTCCGAAAAGAACAACTTCACGGCGCGCTATTCGTTTTATAAGCAGTACACCGATCAGGGCACCTCGAATCTTTATCCTGACCCAGTCATCCGGCAGCGCTTCGATCCCTTCCGTGGGCATAACGTAGTGCTGACCGATTTGCATAACTTCACGCCGCATCTGATTCACGAAATCCGCCTGGGCGTGGCGCGGCAAATCTTCGATTTCAAAGTCGCCAGCGCGGGTGATGGCTGGCCGCAACAACTTGGGCTGCCCGCCATCGTGCCGCCTGACACCTTCCCGGCGGTCAGCAACGGCTTGCCCGGATTTCAAACCGGCACCGTGGGCAAACGCGGCAGCTCGGTTTGGCAGTTGTTTGATTCGCTGACCTGGTTGCGCGGCAATCACACGCTGAAATTCGGCACCGAATCACGGCTGACACAAGCCAATAATCTGCAAAAGAGTTCGCCTTCAGGTTCGTTCAACTTCCCGACCACGCTTACCGATAACGCCGCGCCCGTGGCCGGCAATCGCATCAACACGGGGAATCAATTTGCCACATTTTTGCTGGGCACAGTCGGCAGCGCGTCGGTGACGACGCACCTGGGCGAATCCGAAGTCGGCAAAGCTTATGGATTTTACGGCAACGATGACTGGAAGATTCGCCGCAATCTGAGCCTCAACCTGGGCTTGCGTTACGATTATCAGCAACAACCATATGAACGGCGTTGTGGCACTTCGATGTTCAACCCGTTCGTGACCAATCCGACCAACGGATTGAAAGGGGCGACGCAATACGCCTGTGTGGATTACGGGCGCACCTTCTCTGAGACTGATAAAAACGACCTGGCCCCGCGCGTAGGCTTTTCGTGGGATGTGCGCGGCAATCAGAAAACCGTCGTGCGTGGCGGGTACGGCATCTTTATGGCGTCGGTGTTTTCGTTTTATGTGGGCAATTTCGACAGTACCAACGGCTTTGCCGGAACCTCGACCGCCTACAATCCGCCGAATGGCAACAACCTGCTGACGGCGTTCCAATTCAAGGACGGGTTCCCCTTCGTTCCCAACCAGCCGCAAGGCGCGAAGCTGGGGCCGAATCTGTTTGCGACTTCGAGTACTTCCTTCCGCGAACAAATTGCGCGCACGCCCATGTCGCAGCAATGGAATCTGTCGTTGCAACAGCAATTGGGCGGCGGTTTTTTGGTTGAAGTCGCCTATTCGGCCAACCACGGCACGCATCTGCTGACGGGCAATTACGATTTGAATCAGGCTGATCCGGCGCTGGTGCGGCAATTCGGGTTGGCGGGTCAGTTGACCAACAACGTGGCCAATCCATTTGTGGGCAAAGTACCGGGTGCGTTTGGCGGCGCGACCATCACACAAGCGCAGGCGATACGCCCCTTTCCTTATGTCGGCGGCATCACCGTGCAATCGCCGCATCAAGGCAACTCCATCTATCACGCACTGTTAGTGTCAGCCGAAAAGCGTTTTTCGAAAGGCTTCACGCTGCTGGCGTCCTATACCTTCGCCAAGCTGATCAGCGATTCGATCTACAACGGATTGAACTTTATCGGCTCGGAAGGTGGCAACGAATTCGGCTACCAAAACGGTTTGTACAACCGCCGCGCCGAACGCGCCGAAGACCCCTCCAATGTGCCGCACCGGCTGGTGGTGAGTGGATTGTTTGAACTGCCCTTCGGTGCAGGCAAACGTTTCGATTTCAAAAATGGCGTGGCGAACAACATCCTGGGCGGCTGGCAACTCAACACTATCACAACGATTGTGCAGGGCACGCCGCTGGTCGTGCGCGGCGCGAACAACGGCTTGGCGAATCGTCCCGATTGGGTTGGCAGCTTGGAATTGCCCAGCGGATTCACCGACGCCAACCCGCAACGCGGCGTGCAATGGTTCAACACGGCGGCGTTTCTGAATCCGGCGTTGTATACCTTTGGCAACACGCCGCGCGCGATCAGCCAGTTCCGCAATCCGGGCGCGGTGATCGTTGATCTGTCCGTATTCAAGACCTTCAGGATCACCGAAAAGCTGAAGCTGCAATTCCGCGCCGAAGCGTTCAACGCGCCAAACCACGTCAACCTGGGCACACCGAATACATCATTTGGCGCAGGCCCGAATGGGCAGAATAACAATGATGCGTTTGGGCGCATCACCGGTTCGCGCGATCCGCGCTTGATGCAGCTTGGGCTGAAATTGATTTTCTAA